In the Mauremys mutica isolate MM-2020 ecotype Southern chromosome 13, ASM2049712v1, whole genome shotgun sequence genome, one interval contains:
- the LOC123347881 gene encoding olfactory receptor 10C1-like, which produces MQVEGPKEMTGGNDMIIMEFTLLGLFHHPELQPLLFLAFLTIYILILMGNALVILATVSDPVLRTPMYFFLQNLAFLEICYTSVTIPKMLANLLLEKKTISFSGCATQMYFFLFFGTTVCYLLAVISYDRFVAICNPLHYPVLMCRRLCLLLVSGCWVTGMSVSLGQTALIYSVPFCGSNIINHFFCNVLLLVKLLCPDSRVNEVAKVLMNVLVIIIPFALIVASYICIVTAILRIPSLDGKQKAIHTCFSHLVSVSLFYGSAIFRYLRLNSGYTSGMDKLLSLLYTVAPALLNPVIYSLRNQQVKAALRKNGGLTQSFSKHVNVFSCEPLGITCPSLLLVMLV; this is translated from the coding sequence ATGCAGGTAGAGGGTCCAAAAGAAATGACAGGGGGAAATGACATGATTATAATGGAATTCACACTCCTGGGGCTCTTTCACCATCCTGAGCTGCAGCCCCTACTCTTCCTCGCCTTCCTCACTATCTACATCCTCATCCTGATGGGGAACGCTCTGGTTATCCTCGCCACTGTGTCCGACCCGGTCCTCcgcacccccatgtacttcttcctccaGAACTTGGCCTTCCTGGAGATCTGCTACACCTCGGTCACCATCCCCAAGATGCTGGCCAATCTTCTCTTGGAGAAGAAAACCATCTCTTTCTCTGGCTGTGCTACCCAGATGTACTTCTTCCTATTCTTCGGCACCACAGTGTGTTACCTCCTGGCCGTCATATCTTATGACCGCTTCGTAGCCATCTGCAACCCTTTGCACTACCCAGTCCTcatgtgcaggaggctctgcctcctgctggtctcagGATGCTGGGTCACCGGCATGTCTGTGTCCCTTGGGCAAACAGCTCTGATATACAGTGTGCCTTTCTGCGGCTCCAACATCATCAACCACTTCTTCTGCAAcgtgctgctgctggtgaagcTGCTCTGCCCAGACTCCCGCGTGAATGAGGTGGCAAAAGTTCTAATGAACGTCCTGGTCATCATCATCCCCTTCGCGCTCATCGTGGCCTCTTACATTTGCATTGTCACCGCCATCCTCAGGATCCCATCGCTGGATGGGAAACAGAAGGCCATCCACACGTGtttctcccaccttgtctctgtttcCCTGTTCTACGGCAGTGCTATCTTTAGGTACTTGAGACTGAACTCCGGTTACACGTCAGGCATGGATAAACTGCTCTCTCTGCTCTACACGGTGGCACCTGCCCTGCTGAATCCtgtcatctacagcctgaggaaccaGCAGGTGAAAGCAGCACTGAGAAAAAATGGTGGACTGACACAAAGCTTCTCAAAGCATGTGAATGTGTTTTCTTGTGAGCCACTGGGGATTACATGCCCGAGTCTGCTCTTGGTTATGcttgtataa